TTTGGTAACGTTTCCGACAATACCCTAGATTCAGGTGTTCACTTAGTTAACCCCTTTGCCAAAGTGTTGAATTTTTCTACTCGTCTGAAAGATATTAAGGAAAACATAGACACAACATCTCAAGAAGGTTTGAGTTTAAATCTTGATGTCAGTCTTCAATATAGACTTGACCCCCAGAAAGCAGCGATAGTATATAAAACAATTGGAACTGATGAAAAAGAATTGATTATTTCCAGATTTCGTTCTACAGTCCGCGCTATTACAGCCAACTATCCAGCTAGTGCAGTTTACTCCACAAAACGTCAAGAAATAGTCCAAAAAATTGACCAACAACTCACCCAGGATATACCAAAATTAGGCTTTATTGTTGACCAAGCACTTTTGAGAAATGTGAAAATGCCGGATAGTCTACAGACAGCAATTCAGCAAAAGCTCAAAGCTGAACAAGAAAATGAGCAAATGAAATTTGTGTTAGAAAAAGAGCGTCAAGAAGCTGAAAGAAAGAAAATTGAAGCTAAAGGTATAGCTGACTCTCAAAAAATTATCTCTGGTGGACTCACTAACCAAATTCTGCAATTACGTGCCATTGAAGCTACAGAAAAACTTGCTCAATCTAATAATTCTAAAGTTGTAGTTATCGGTTCTGAAAAAGGGGGAACACCGATTTTAATTCAGTCAGAAACAGGAACATCAAAACCATAAAATATTTTTACAATCTGTTTACACCTCACACAAAAGCAATAACATAAAAATTATTTCTTCTGGATGTTCAACATGAAATGAGCTTCTAATTTTAGTTTTATGAATTCCGCGTACAAGATGCTTGTATTCAAGTTATTTGGTAAAAATTACCTAATTACGTAAAGATGTTTGATGTGAAACGTGCGTAGGGACTCAATTAGATCAAAAATATTGGACAATTCTGTATTTATTAGTGTTTCATACGGAGGTTAATTAAAGAGATGGTGCGGTTTATTTTCACTGGGATTTTGGTATTATTAACAGCCTGTAGTAGTATTGCATTGCTACCGACTTATGAATTAGTAGAACAAGCGATCGCTATTCAGCTAGAACAAACCCAACAGGAACTTAAGCAAAAGCTAGATTTAGACTTTCAGAA
The Anabaena sphaerica FACHB-251 DNA segment above includes these coding regions:
- a CDS encoding prohibitin family protein; translation: MGFIFSLLTSLIASLIYLQSSKITSTKTQIAVRGITILIGSIALLASISRLLVIVPPGNVGVINLFGNVSDNTLDSGVHLVNPFAKVLNFSTRLKDIKENIDTTSQEGLSLNLDVSLQYRLDPQKAAIVYKTIGTDEKELIISRFRSTVRAITANYPASAVYSTKRQEIVQKIDQQLTQDIPKLGFIVDQALLRNVKMPDSLQTAIQQKLKAEQENEQMKFVLEKERQEAERKKIEAKGIADSQKIISGGLTNQILQLRAIEATEKLAQSNNSKVVVIGSEKGGTPILIQSETGTSKP